The Elaeis guineensis isolate ETL-2024a chromosome 3, EG11, whole genome shotgun sequence region AATGCTCCTTTAATCAGTATATCTTGCATGGAAAAGGAATCAAATGATTCGGGAAAAATATTTCTTTGAACTAGTTAATGACAAAATACCTAGACATTGACTAAAGTCAGGAATATATTTAGGTAGTCTTCTATACCTAGACATTTTATAGGATTCAGTTAAACTCTCTTAAAAGATATATATGTCCAACAAGAAGCAGATATGCATATAAGGAGATGGGCACCTCTGGAGCCATGTAGCCAAGGGTACCCGTTTCACCAGTCATGTCCTTCGGATTCTGAGCCTCAACACGAGCAACACCAAAATCGGCAATTTTAAGATTTTGCTGGGTATCCAATAACATATTTTCAGTCTTGACATCCCGATGCACAATCTTCTTTGAATGTAAATAGCTCAATCTGTaaagaagaaatatttttgtTTTCAGTAGCACTAAGAATCTGGATACTAATTTTAGCCATAATATGGTAATACTAGTGCAATGCTTACCCTCTAGCAAGATCCAACGCAAGTTGAATGACAATCTTATAGGCAAGTTTCTTTCTcctgttttttattaaatattttttcaatgatcctccagCAAGATACTCCACAACAACACAACATGCTCGAGCTGGAAGGGAACCATGGTCATTGCCAGTAGCATTGTTCTGTGGAATCCTAAGGTCTGACGTACCCATTGAAGCCCCAATGAActgtaaagaaaaatattgaCGCCATAAGTAGAACATACAGGTTTCGATGCAGTGAAAGAACATAAATAAGAATACATTTCTACTTTGGAACATAAGATGGTATGGAATAAAACTACAAGAACAAACTTATCTATTAATCATTCTGAAATATCCTGATGTGGCCAATTGACAGATTTTGATCAACCAATGCCAATAAGCTGATGGTTCCAAAAACGTCCTCACCTTAGTAACATTTGGATGTTTAAGCTTATGCCAAACAGCAACCTCCTGCTGAAATGATGTTCGGAGAGCAGCAGTTTCAGCATCAGTGGCAAACCCATCTTCTCCCCAGTCCAACAACTTCACTATAATATAGAAAACAATTATTATGTAACGCAAACTTCAGGGAATGCAAGATTGTATCATTGGGAGATACACCTGGAGACTGTTTAAAACCAACTTATATTAATATCATGTGTATATTGCAAATCACTCTCAACAAACAGATTCTCTCTCATTGTAGACAAAATATCAGTGGACTGTATCCTTTAACCAACAATTCAGTGAACAAGAAACAACTTTTGAATACAGAATCAAACATGATATATTGCTCTTAGACGCTGTTAGAAAAGAGTAAAAGTAATGTATTAAAAGGAAACAGCAACAAAAGCATATAAACCAGAAATTGGAAATACAAATATGGTAAACTTGAGGGAAACAAAATGAAATGCAGGGAAAACATTCAAGAAACTGTTTCTTAGTGTCTCAGAGTATGGCATATGCATATAAAGCATGTTACCGATAATTCTAACCTGTTTTCATTCATATCTGAACTGCAAAAGGTCATGCTTTCTAATTCTTAAGAAAACAATGAAACAAGATAGTGGAGGGGGgcgggagggggagagagagaggaagttgGTGAAAGTTATCTGCAATAATGACCTATTATGCATGACAGAAAATCATGCATCCATAGGCATACTTTCTGCCACATGGATCACCAAGCCTGGATCTGGATCTttctcaagaaagaatgaagcatTTCGAAAGAGGTTGGTGAGATGATCTATGAACCACTAGGCACTAGCAACTCAACAACATTCCTCCAGATCAAATACAGAAAGGAACAGATGCAAGCTAAATTAAGACAAGCTACATATAGACCATAGACGAAATCATGAAAGTTAGACTCAGGAGTTTGAGCTTGGAAATTCATCACAACAGGGCCACATTCTTGGCATCTTCTCCACTATATTCTTGACTATGTTTTTGTATCTGCATGCATGGTAtgcaatttttttcctttttccttgaaAATTCCCTGGATTTATAGGTGGCTCAACTCATGACCAAATTAATTATTTCTGAGCTTTATGCATCAAGCTATGTTGAAGGGTTAACCAACAAAGCATCTTCCTTGTTATTGTGAGGCCACTACAAAAGTGTCATCCGGTCATTCCATTTCTTAGCCTGCATAAAAATATGTGGGACACAAATGATATTTTTGGCATCTTGTTGGGTGGCAAGAGGTCAAGTTCAATGAAAAGGGAGTCCAACCTCATTGTGCATAAATCAGAGGGCGACAGGAAGTATCTGCTTCTTCAACCCTTAATCCAAGTCTGAGATCACTTGGATCAACCTCAACGAAAACCCTTTTAACAACCAAGGATCCTCAGTACTTGGGTCAGAAAACCTCCTTCCAAGTCTACCTTATTATAATCGAGTTAAAACAAGAAGATCTAAAGTCAAACATGAACATGTATGGCCACACCTAAATATTTTGGGCAGGTTGGAGGATATGGGTGAAAACTTGCCAACTCACCTATTTCTAAGCCCTCTGGCAAAGATTCTAGCACCTTTCCTGATTAGGACATTTTCATTTCAGGTACCTTCGACTTAACTATTTTGCCTTTACCTAAAATAGGTGCCATCACCACTAACCTTGTTTTCTCAGTGTATCCTGCTATCCTTCATCATCCGTCTCAATACCTTCATCTCTACAGAATCTATCTTGTCTGTTCTCCTTTTGTTGCCAATACTAAAAATGCAACACTGCAACCCTGCTACCATCTTAAGTATGCCAAGGTATGGAAGGTGCCAACAagttcaatttgaaaaattatcaggGATGAGTTACCATTGACCTTGGTTCAAATACTGCCCTCACTTGATTTAAGTGATTTCATTGTATTGCTCCTATCCTGGTTCTGTGAAGAATTAAGAAAAACAAAAGCTATGCCAATGTATGCATTAGTCACATAACACCTAAGAAGCACTTCTCCACTTTATCCACCAAAACTCTGCACATATGCCTTCAAATATCACTTTGTTCTTATAAAAAATAAGGTATCAAAACTGGTCAGAACATAGCATGACTTTGTCATCAAGTTTATCCACATCTtcaatttgatttctatattcTATTTGCAAGTAACACACATTATGGCACTTCTTGCTCAAGATTACCAGTAAATTtatcaataacaaatatttgGCAAGTGTAACGCAAGGGCTTTGTCCAAGAGAAGAGAGCATTTGATGGATGACTGTCATCTTGTCAATCAAGATTGTTTTCAACAGATTCGATAAGTATACTCCCTGTTTACTCTTCAATTATATCTTCCTTTTATTTAGTCATTCAAGAGTGAAAATAGAGGACGTACTGCTATAAAAGGGTGTATACGAGGATTTAATTCCTGTGGGAAAGGGAGGGCATACCACTTTCCCGAGTGTCAAGAAGGGCACCATCCTAAATGTCACAATAGGACAAGATAAAGTGGGAACCGGGATGGGACGGAACATCCACCATCTTGAGTGTCAGGACATGACACGTCCCATTCAACAGAAAAATTAGGATGACCCTATACCACAGGATTGAGTAAATGAGTGTATCAAGGTGAGcactcaggaaaaaaaaaaacgtgGAATTGAAGATGCATCGACACACCCCCAAGAGTTTTCATTATAACATTAGAGATAACTGGAAAGAGTTATAGCCTTAATGTAAGCTCTTGATGTTAGGTACATTGACCCCACCTCCAAGAGTTTGCACTATAATGTAGAGACTACTTTAAGAATTTATACACCTAGTGTAATTCACATAAGTCCATCATAATTGAAGATTTACATGTTTTATACAAACACTCCTAAAGATAATAGAACATATATCTACAGCAGTACCACCTTATAATTTAGCCATTCATCCTCGATGCCCACCAAAGTCACCTTCTGATACTCCATCACATGCTTTATCCAAGTTGATAAAAATCAGACttcgattttctttctttttttacttttccaataattttctaaaGTAGATTTAATCTCCATTATTGACCTTCATGCAATATAGCCAAATTGCTTCtctaaattcattttttttttttaaaactgttTGTGCTATCAGACCTTTCCATAGCATCATAATGTAACTTCTAAGTTTAACTCTACAAAATTTGTCTATTCTTGTAAATAAATATCACAGTATTTCTTTTCAAAATCAATGGTTAAGATAGTTAACAAAAGGCACCGAATCTCACCATGATTTTCCAAATACCATGGGTACTCTATCCTTTGCATCCTTTTCAATTTAATCTCTATTTTActcttttaaattcaaaaaagaaagaaaaaaaaaataggcaaCTGATTTATGTGCGTCTCCTTAAAAAGGATTATCTAGAAGCTCCTCATTCAACAATTTATGAATATTGCTTCTATATCTTTCTCTAAATTTTCCACTATTGTCGTTTTCATGGGCTTGGGCTGAGCTTAGGTCTTAAGAGTAAGGTTTGAATCAGACCTAGTCTAACCATAGCCTGTTATAAAAGTAATCACTGAGACTCCCACATCACATATGATTTCCGTCAAATAAGAATCTTCACAGTGAATAACTTCTAACAGCAAATTCCACCAAAATCTCAGTTTTAGCTACTGTTATCTTAAACTACTTTAAAGACCCAATCCCATATCTCCTTGCATCAATTAAGTGTCAGAGGATCTTTTTTCTGAGGCGTGCACTTAAGCTGTGAATATTCTTCTACAATGAAGTTTTGTCAATTTTCAAATGCTTTCATGTGAGCAAGTCTTCATGCGTGGGGTAAAAGGTAGAAGGTTCTTTGAGAATATCACACAAACAATGAATGGTAAAACAAAAAGTGAGAAAAACTTTTAACAGAGAAAACATGTTCTTTGGGGAAGAGGATGGAAAAAACTCAAGCAATGgaaaaaaaattggaagattcATTGCATAATTTGAGAACACCCTTAAGGGAATTACTAAAATGAGCTGGGTGGGGATTTGTTGTGCTTTGGAAGAAGCAAGAAGGATTTCCTAGTAATGCACTTATGTTTGCTTTCCAACTTATAAGAAATTGCTTGGTACATAAAATACTAGTGATGTCAAGAAAAGGACTCCATGTAATATTACAGCACCCTCAACTAAATGATCACATTAATAAAAGAAAACTAAAACAGGACAAGAACACAACAACAACAGGAAGGTTCATATATCCTAATTGTTGCCCTTAGTGGCTCAATCACCAATTTAAGAATATAAGATGAGAAGTTCAACAAATATGCTAGCACAAAATTTTCCAACAATATGCTCTGTGCAATGTGGAACTGCTAATAGCAACTGAAGAAGTTAAGAACACTTCTTAAAAGATTAATTGGAGGTTTTCTTCATTTTGTACATTCAGTTGACATTCCCTAAAAATGGTTGGAAGCTCAAAAGTAAGCTAACAAAGGTGCATCGCAAAAGGTATCTCAATGAAATAGCATGAGCCGCACCATATCATATGAATctcacagaagatatacatatTGCCTCTATTTTTTTCCATGATAaatgaggagagagagagagagagagagagatgatctTCTACTGTATGATGTATGCAACTTTCTCAAGGGCCAAACCTCGTATGATAATTTTGTCACCATGCACTCCAACCTCTAAGCAAGAATTATATTCATCTGGaacaaattttttatcactatcaAAATTTGGCAAAATAACCAAGTAAAAGAAGAAAACCAATCATATAAATCACATTGACATTTCACACTCACATTCCCCCAAAATATCACCAAAGCAAACAGCCTCCATtgctttgaaatattttataaatgaAATATTTCCATAACTTGCCTTTTTAAAACCTCAAACTCTGctccaaatcaaaaaaaaaaaagcccttaAGTTCATCATTTCCTTTATATAAAATTGTAATATAGGTTctttgtcaaatgttgacatctaTCTATCTATAGATTACTCTTGAATTGCATCTGACCCTTAGTTCAATATTGTTCAAAAATTGCAGACCAGCCAATCAAGATACCATAGTCATTACCAGCTCCATAACCATTTACCACCAAAATGTATGCAATACATCTAGCAAATTATGAGCTTCTTGCTATAACCACAATCACTAAGCCTTGTCCAAACTATTCGGATTCGGAAATTAATGCCTGCTAGAGGGAGGAAACAGTAGATATACATTCTGCAGTACATGCTGGTATATATATTCGGATTCAGAAATTAATGCCTGCTAGAGGGAGGAAACAGTAGATATACATTCTGCAGTACATGCTGGTATATATAATAATCCAccataaatataaaattcaacTGAATAGAAATTACGCAATGTCATAATTCACATTCCAATCTAAACTAAATTCCAGTTTGAACTAGAAAAATATGCAAGAAACTTAATCTACATGAACACTTCACAAATAATATAGATCTAGCAAAATCAGTAGAATGACAGAATTTAAGTAGTAATGTGTACATCCAGGTATCTAAAACCACCTTTAATCAGGAAGAGATGAACAAATGACTTGAAATTCATTTGCGGAATCTATGCAAGCCAGAAATATAAGAGAGTACAAGTAATTATGTCTATGTCCAAGCATCTAAAACCAACTTTAATCAGGTAAGAACATTGAATGACTTGGAATTCATGTTTGGTATCCATGCATATTGGCATACATATTAGATTCATATGCCTGCACATGTATGAATGGGTCAACAGAAATCATGAGAAAAGGGAGGAACAGGGTAAACAAAAAGTAAGGAACATAGTGACCTGCCTCCGTATTATATCATGAATCTATTGCCCCGCAATTCCAAGATTGCTCATGTGAACTCATATGTTACTTATTAGTTCCAAGTGTTACAGATTTTAATGAATTCTAGGCCTATCGACTTACTTTAAGAAGATTGGTTTGTAAAAGAAATGAAAGAACAAGAAGAGTAGAAGAGATAAAGCAAGTAATCGCAATGACACATTAACATAGTATTTGGAAAGTCATGTGCAACCATTCTTTTTAATATGCAGGGAAGAGGAAGGAAACTTAGGAAAtaagatttttcttttcattctaaTTAACAATTGTGGTTTGTTAATATGAatattctcttattttcttttctcccCAGGGAGAAAGGGAGGGAAAAACTGAAGAAATATGCTTCCATCCCTccctataattaaattaaataatgcaAGAAAAAGGACTAAGAGAGTGATTCTTTTATCAAGATGACAATGACAATGATGATGCACATACTGACAGTGTCCCTCTTATGATGCCAAGAAACAAGATCGACTAACATGGCTCTGCTATAAAAGACTATCAGAATAATTCAGAAAATAAACATCTGATGACATCAAGCAGGCAGCGAGTGCCTGGGTATTGCAGAAGATATCAAGCAAGTACTTAACTTCCGTGGCAGCCTCCATAATGGGTCCATTTGTAATAGCTAAGCACATACTTGGGATGTAATAAGGATACTGAGCAGAAATGCTGAACATGGGAATTAAACCAAGAAAGAAGTTTCATATTTAATAAACGAAGAGTTATCTTCATGAAACCTCAAAGGTAAGGAAGTGTTGGGAGGCATAACAATTACAGGCGACACCTATAATTTCCAGGAGGTCAATAAGCTAAAACATGCTTCCCTATACCATGTTCCATGGAGCCTTCGTGACTTAGAGTTGTGCTCCTTGCTCAATCCCATTTTTATAGGAAAACGAATGATAATGATGATGTCCTTTCCAACAGAGAAAATACCTACTGATGGACACATATGCATAGCTAAAAATGAATATGAAAAACTCAAAAGTTGCACAGATAGGGAATAGTTTGCAAAAAAACCAAACTATATTACAAGACAGTTTCTCTTATCGCATAGAAATTGTAAGTAGTACAACAAATTTCAATTGATCATATATATGCAGGCACCAATAGAATATAATAAGTCATGCATTTGTTTTAAGCCCCAAAGGATGGGAATAGATACCTGCAACATCTTGGCCATCATACGTGCCACGATACACCGTTCCATAGGTCCCTTTAGCAACAACGTACCTTATATCCAGTTTAGATAGATCAATCTGCCATTCTTCTTTGGGCTTTAGAGGACCACTCTTATCCTTGATCCACACCCTAGAAAGTGTTTTCTCCAGCTGAATATCTAAGCTCTTGAGGTCAATCTTATCAGCTCTCAAGAACATGTCCTTGTTACTCAAGCTCCCAGAACTCTTCAATTTATTTCGTGAAACCTCCTCCTTTGCTTCGGAAGCACCTCCAATGCTTCTCTTCTCTACTCCTATCGTCAAATCCATATTGCCAAATTAACCCAACTCTGACCAAATTTGAGGTGGGATTCTCCCAAAAGGCTATAAATTGTCCATAATTTCATCCAAAAGCTATAAATTATCCATAATTTCATCCATCGTCAGCCAATTCAAAGGAAGAGACGCTAAAAAGCTCCCTCCTTCACGACCGCAATCCTCAATCAAATGCCCTGGAATACAGAAACCCGAAAACCCCTCAATCAAACGCCTGGATCAGATTGGAACACAGAAAAATTCCAACATCCGTCCATCagaaaaacttaatttttacTACAAACAATGCAAGTCAAACCTGAAATCAGAGACAGTTGCCAGAATTCAGCAACGAAAAGCTCCAAAATTCCATGTTTTCACTGCCAAACAATAAAGACGCTCAATTTAGGCCCAAATTCAACAGAAGCAACCGCAATTTTCaagattttgatgaaaaataccaatttTTCGATATGCGAAACCAGAAACGGATAAAAGGATGGAGAGACGGGAAGGCGACGGAGAAACCCCGAAGAAAAGGAGGCCGATCTCTTGGACCCCGGGTGCGACACGGAACCCTAGGTAACCACTTTTGGATCGATTTGGAGTAGGAAAAAGGGGGAAAgtggaagaaaagagaggaaggacGGGCAACACGTCACCTTGGCCGtctagaaagagaagaagagaagaaagagtggAGGAAAGGGCGCGAGAAAATTGGGGGAGAGACGACCGCTTCCAATCAAAGAAACAACCGGAGAGGAAGACAAGTCCACCAGAGAGGCTgaggaaagttttttttttttttttttttttaacagaaaACTCCTATAACGTTTGTGTTTTTATTCCTTGACCCTTAATTGGGATCTGCCACCCTATTCAATGTGTGATTGGTAACAGCAATGGATGAACCGTCcatttagataattttatttttatactttatttCAAAAACATTAtcatttataatctaattttatatatttattaaataaatttaaatgcaCCCATATTCTACTCACGAGACATAGTATACAGTGTGCCAACCAAAACATCAAGCTAAAAGTGAGGCTTGGTCAAGTATCATGGTGtgctagtattttttttaaagataatttttgacataaaatatttataatgtgCATTACCATACATGataataatctatttttttaattatgatgcATATTTGaagtataatttttgattttaatccACAACGTTAAGGTATTCCCatcttttttatcaaaaaaaaagatattttcatcttgACTTTGTGGAATAccgaataattttttaataataaaaaagacATACACTCACATTACATTTTTCACCAAAAATGCAACTGTGGTAATTACCATTGATATACATTTATTAAGTTCAATAGTCATCAAAAGTCTTTTTACTTGCACACTTTATAAGCAATACTACTTGGTAGTAAACTTCTAACTTTTTAGACATATATCtactttaaaattaaaatttttctttaatcACACAACCACCAGAGTTCAAATCATCAAGTTCAACTGTTACATCATTGCTACTTTGGGTGTATAATTTTGTATTCATGAATGAAATACCAAAAATGGGCAAAATTGTAGGTACCAATAGCTATCTATTTGTCAAAATCTGATCATACGCCTAGAAAGAAAGAATAAGCAGGTTCAAAGGGCATACAGATCAATGTTAATTCCATTTCAAGAAAGATAGGGGCCTTTACGCAAAATATGCACTTGGACACCCGACATCTTTGCCGTGGCAAACATGGCGAGTTTAAAATTGGGACGTATTAATAATTTCTAATAGGCCGAGGTGCGGTACAAAAAGCAGCCGAACAGTTGCGGAGCCTCCCTGCTCTCAAGAGTTTCTGCAGGGCCATCGGAgttattcttttatttatttttttcaattaatgaATGTTAACAGTAATGGAACATTAAAATGTACAAGACAACGAACAATTGGTTGCCGCCTACGAGTGGCTCTGTCAAGACTCTGCCACCCTAGATTCTCAAAATTTCGCTCCAGGGTCCCTGCCAAAATATTACCAACAACTCCCTCAaagtttatttcttttttctagaTAACAAAATATattaggacttcatccaaaaatatcaatttaaaaatattatttaatttcttgATTCTatacaaatatttaaaaatttttcgataaataatcgatgtaaaactaaatatatatctatatgaaTTCTCGCATACTCTTCCTATTTAAATCCTGGCATccttatcaaattaaaaattcaaatctatatATCCATTCATAAATACCATAATTGATCCATACTTAGCTCCAATGACTGACCTACTAGGAAGGGAGGAGGTTCGTCCACACCTCTTGTTCTCCctccaaaaaaatattaaatatatatattttttataatttaaaaaaatatataattatataatgaaTGCTGCACCCCCTTGGTAGTCTTTGTGCCACTAGCATGATGGCTTGAACCCCCTTTTACACATGTACGAGGTCAGGGGTTCAaatccaaaaaaatcaaaaaaaaaaaaaaaatccctaacTCTAAACTCTCTGCCTGCAAACAGTTCTCACTCTCAAATAGCTCCTCTCTATCCTTTCTCTAACTCTCTTCACTTtgaccctccctctctctttctggtTCCGAGAAtcagaaatttaaaatttcaggACTCAGAAGAACTCAAAACTCAAAAGCAACTAAGCAAGGTACAATGAGTTCATGTTCATGAGTTCATTTAATCATTGCTCTGTTCATGATGAATTAGTGATTGTTGGATTTTTTTATGCAGAATTTAGCTCTTTACAGGCAGAAATTGGATGAAATGTTGCACTGAACACTTCAAAAACAAGTAATTTGGGTAATGGGTATACATTTATTCTTGAAACTCTGAATTTAAGCTTGATGGATTGATTGGATTTGGTTGAAGTAATTGAATCTTGATTGTGATTTGATTGATTGGGTTTGGGTTTGGTTGATTGGTTTGATTGTTGATTGAGTTTGGGTATTGGGTTTGGTTGATTGGGTGATAGTGATTGATCGAAATGGAGAAATACTTCAAAAAACTCAACTCAAAGTCTACCCCATCTGGTTCATCATCTCAAAACTCACCTCTCATCGGAGATTCATCTAATAAAACACTCCTTCACAATCACAAGTCCCTCGGAGTCAATGGCAAGGGTTTGCTTTAAGTTCTTTGGAGTCTGATCCGGGAGAAAGAAAGCCAATTTCAAGCTATGATCCAAATATTCATGATGACATTAGGAGGGCATATTTGTAGAGAGGCCCTTGTCAACCCCAAAATCATAAATTCCTTCGAACTAACATATCTGGAGTTATGCATCGATTTAATCCTGAATGGTTTAAAATTAAAGATTCATCTAATTGGTTGGAGTTCAACATAAGTAAGGATGCCGCATTTTGCTTGTGTTGCTATGTATGTAAGAATGAATGTGTACATCATGGTGGCGCAGATGTATTTACTAGTGAAGGGTATAGGAGTTGGCAGAAAGGCATAAgtagatttaaaaagtatattGGTGATGTTAATAGTGCACATAACTAAGTAGTTAGGAATTGCGAAGCTTTAATGCAACAGAAACAATCTATTCAAATAGATCTTGATAGGCAATCTGATCAAGTTATGTTAGAGTGCCGAATTCGCTTGAATGTGTCAGTTGATGTGGTGAGATTACTTTTATCCTAAGGATTGGCATTTCGAGGTCACGATGAAGATGAAAATTCATTGAATAAGGAGAATTTTCTTGTAGTTTTGAAGTGGTATGTAGATCGTGATGAAAATATGGGGATTGTTGTGTTGAAAAATGCTCCAAGAAATCAACAAATGACTTCTCCAAAAATCCAAAAGGATATTGTGAATGCTTGTGCAGTAGAAACAGTTAAGGCTGTTATTGAGGATCTCGACGGTGATTACTTTGGCATACTTATTGATGAATATCATGATATAGCATATAAAGAACAAATGGCTCTTGCTTTGCGGTATGTTGATAGAAGGGGAATTGTGATGGAGCAGTTTATTGGAATTGTTTATATTCGTAATACTTCTGCTTTGTCTTTGAAAGCAGCAGTAGATTCTTTACTTTCTCAACATTCTTTGAGTCCATCATATGTATATGGACAATGTTATGATAGAGCAAGTAACATGCAAGGAGATATCAGTAGCCTTAAAACTCTTATTCAGCAAGAAAATTTGGTAGCTTTTTCAATTCATTGCTTTGCTCATCAACTCCAATTGACACTTATTGCTGtagcaaaaaaaattgataatgtCACTTGGCTTTTTAACTTGATTGCTATGGTGTTGAATGTGGTTGGGGCTTCTTTTGAACGTGAAGAAGATATTCAAGAAGATCAAGTAGAAAAACTTCAAGAGGCATTATGTATGGGTGAGCTTCAAACGTGCTGAGGATTGAATCAAGAACTTGGTTTTAAGAGAGCTGGTGACACTAGATGGGGCTCTCACTTTAAATCTGTCTCGAATTTTATTTTAATGTTTGGATCAATCATGGATGTGCTTGATGACATTTCTACTGATAGCCATGATGTAGATGATAGAGTTAAAGCACAAGAAATTCTTGAAGCTTGTcagatatttgaatttgattttctGTTGCACCTGATAGCGACTATCTTGGGGATCACATATGAGCTTAATTTAGCCTTACAAAAGAAAGAGTAGGATATTGTGAATGCTATGATACTTATTGGAGTGGCAAAAGATCGATTGCCAGCATTAAGGGATAGTGGATGGGATTCTCATTTAGATGAGGTTTCTTCATTTTGTATCAAACATGATATTTTGATCCCTAATATGGATGAGTTGCATACTATGAGAGGAAGATCAAGGCGAAAAGTTTTTGATTATACAAAGTTACATCATTTTCATGTTGAAATATTTTATGAAGTGATTGATTGACAGCTTCAAGAGTTGAACAGCCAGTTTAGTGAGGTGAACACTGATTTGCTTCTTGGTATGGCTAACTTAAATCCAACTGACTCATTCTCCAATTTTAACATTACTAGGATATTGAGATTGGCTAAATTGTATCTAGATGATTTTGTAGCATGTATTACTCAAGAACTTGGCTGTCAACTTGAAAATTTCATTACTGATGTGCA contains the following coding sequences:
- the LOC105042324 gene encoding serine/threonine-protein kinase 52, which encodes MDLTIGVEKRSIGGASEAKEEVSRNKLKSSGSLSNKDMFLRADKIDLKSLDIQLEKTLSRVWIKDKSGPLKPKEEWQIDLSKLDIRYVVAKGTYGTVYRGTYDGQDVAVKLLDWGEDGFATDAETAALRTSFQQEVAVWHKLKHPNVTKFIGASMGTSDLRIPQNNATGNDHGSLPARACCVVVEYLAGGSLKKYLIKNRRKKLAYKIVIQLALDLARGLSYLHSKKIVHRDVKTENMLLDTQQNLKIADFGVARVEAQNPKDMTGETGTLGYMAPEVLEGKPYNHRCDVYSFGICLWEIYCCDMPYPDLSFVEVSSAVVRQNLRPEIPRCCPSSLANIMRRCWDANPDKRLEMDEVVKLLEAIDTSKGGGMIPEDQAGGCFCFTPTRGP